One Pseudomonadota bacterium genomic window carries:
- a CDS encoding TauD/TfdA family dioxygenase, protein QEQASLFMVCLAAFSLLLGRESDSDDIVVGTDVAHRTHTAAEGLIGFFVNVLPLRTDLAGRPTFADLVARVRKTCLEAYAHEDVPFARLASAVGDRDRRQDGGTPLVQVLFVLQNLPTVQLQLGELEAQVLEITEPTTKFDLAFFFRRSDAGLSGTWRYDAGKFSRERVERLAQRFEQLLGTIVSAPNKIIDDLDLRTQQERMVDEQRSKRRVAGRKARLQRASARPVSRVASSPIEPGASIAGLTRGDGAAASASAPWCVQARGSDADLVAWVRAERDAVSEALARHGVVLFRGGPFHEEANFEALGRALLGELYGEYGDLPRSQVSRRVYGSTPYPADRAIRFHSESSHLTTWPTRILFGCVVPSQTRGETPLADGRVVLEALPAQVRARFVEQGLRYSRTFTDGLDVRWQDFFRTDSRDEVEAACAQTGTACEWDTDGTLHIADVRTAVCDHPDHGWPVWFNQIALHHPAYLDAGVREALLAKFGVERLPRNVTYGDGSPIGEADLAAMDRAYDQARVEFPWQRGDVLLVDNERVAHGRNPFTGERRIIVAMGRMRGPDGELIAQEPSS, encoded by the coding sequence TCTTCGTCAACGTGCTGCCCCTGCGCACGGATCTCGCCGGTCGGCCCACCTTCGCCGATTTGGTTGCACGTGTGCGCAAGACCTGTCTCGAGGCCTACGCCCACGAAGATGTACCCTTCGCCCGCCTGGCAAGCGCCGTAGGCGATCGGGATCGGCGCCAGGACGGGGGCACGCCGCTCGTTCAGGTGCTCTTCGTCCTGCAAAACCTGCCCACCGTGCAGTTGCAGCTCGGTGAGTTGGAGGCGCAGGTGCTGGAGATAACGGAGCCAACCACCAAGTTCGACCTCGCCTTCTTCTTCCGTCGCTCGGACGCCGGGTTGAGCGGCACCTGGCGCTACGATGCGGGCAAGTTTTCAAGGGAGAGGGTCGAGCGATTGGCGCAACGCTTCGAGCAACTATTGGGCACGATCGTCTCAGCGCCTAACAAGATCATCGACGACCTCGATCTACGTACGCAGCAGGAACGCATGGTGGATGAGCAACGTAGCAAGCGGCGGGTTGCCGGCCGCAAGGCCCGTCTCCAGCGCGCGTCGGCGAGGCCCGTGTCGCGGGTGGCCTCATCACCGATCGAGCCGGGTGCATCGATCGCGGGACTGACGCGTGGCGATGGTGCTGCGGCGTCCGCGAGCGCGCCCTGGTGCGTGCAGGCGCGGGGATCCGACGCCGACCTGGTGGCCTGGGTGCGTGCCGAGCGCGACGCCGTGAGCGAAGCGTTGGCGCGCCATGGTGTCGTGTTGTTCCGCGGTGGCCCCTTTCACGAGGAGGCGAACTTCGAAGCGTTGGGTCGCGCACTGCTCGGCGAACTGTACGGGGAGTACGGGGATCTGCCGCGATCTCAGGTGAGTCGGCGCGTGTACGGTTCGACGCCCTATCCGGCCGATCGTGCCATCCGCTTTCACAGCGAGAGTTCGCACCTCACCACGTGGCCGACGCGCATCCTGTTCGGCTGCGTCGTGCCCTCGCAAACGCGCGGTGAAACGCCACTTGCCGACGGGCGCGTCGTGCTCGAGGCGTTGCCCGCGCAGGTGCGCGCCCGCTTCGTCGAGCAAGGCTTGCGCTACTCGCGCACCTTCACCGATGGCCTCGACGTGCGTTGGCAGGACTTCTTCCGCACCGATTCACGCGACGAGGTGGAAGCCGCCTGCGCGCAAACCGGCACGGCCTGCGAGTGGGATACGGACGGGACGCTGCATATCGCCGATGTGCGCACGGCCGTGTGCGATCACCCGGACCACGGTTGGCCCGTGTGGTTCAACCAGATCGCCTTGCATCACCCGGCCTATCTGGACGCAGGCGTGAGGGAGGCCCTCCTCGCCAAGTTCGGGGTCGAGCGCTTGCCGCGCAACGTCACCTACGGGGACGGATCGCCGATCGGCGAGGCGGACCTGGCCGCGATGGATCGGGCCTACGATCAGGCGCGGGTGGAGTTCCCATGGCAACGCGGGGACGTACTGCTGGTCGACAACGAACGGGTAGCCCACGGACGCAATCCCTTTACGGGCGAGCGCCGGATCATCGTGGCCATGGGCCGGATGCGCGGTCCCGACGGGGAGCTGATCGCGCAGGAGCCATCGTCATGA